The Anabaena sp. PCC 7108 region GGTGTAGACGTAGCCCTAATTCCCAATCACATCACTAAAATAACTCCGATACAATTGACAACGCGGCTCCACTTCATTCCCCGCAAGCTTGACCAAACCCATACTCTGCAACTGATAAGCTGAGATTGTTTCTAACCGCACTGGCTCAGTAGCAGAAATTACTGTTTTAAATGCTGTCATCAGTTTTGGTTCCTGTTGTAAACTCAACCAAAATTCTCTTAAATGATGGCGATAAATACCTGCGTCAGTTCTAGCTTCTGCTAACAATTTTTCAAGAGTAACATCAGGATAACTTTTGAGGTAAGAAAATGCCTGCTGCAATAGATAAGGATGACCACCTACCAGTTCCATTAAAGGGTCTACTAAAAATGAATTTTCAGCTAATCCATATTGTTGAGCAAATACTTGAACTTCGTCTTTAGTTAACTCTGGTAGTTCAATGGGTAATCCCACATTAAAAGGAGACTGATTAATATTCAGACGGATATAAACATCAGTAGAATGTGCGATCGCTAATCGCAACTTTTTCCAGTTTGGACGGCTTCTGGCTTTCTCATACCAAGAACGCAATAACCCAAAAAAATCTTCATAAACTTCAGGATAAGGGAAAAGTGCATCCACATCATCTAAGTATAAAACTAGAGGACTATCTGCTGCTGCTAAGAGGTATTCTTCTAAATAAGTTGTGCAACTTACTTTCGCACCCATACCTTCTTCATCCCAATATTCATCTAACTGATTGGGTAGCTTTAATTCTCGGCTCAGATTGAGGCAGAACCAGCGTAAAAATTTATTTAGGTTAGTCAGATGAGTTTGCCGATCTGCCATTTCTAAACTTAAACTAACTGTACGATACCCCTGCTTTGTCACTTGAGCTAATACCCTCTCCATGAGGGAGGTTTTACCCATTAATTTAGGTGCTTTGATCCGAATCAGGGAACCGGGCTGCAACAGAGTTTCATAGCAGAGAAATTCAATGCCAAAACGCTCCACATATAATTCTGAAATCGGTAAGCTGTGTTTAGCTTGAGTTAAATAGGTCTGAGGAGGAGTTTCTTTCAGCTTGCTTTGACGCTGTTGACTTTTAGTAATGATTGATTCAGGGTTTGGTAAGTAATATTCAGATGGAAATTGCCGATCCCAACATTGCTTTTCCCAATGTCGTTTGAGGGCTTCTTTAAAATTACTTTTTTTGACTTTTTCTCCTAGAGCTTCTGTTAATAATTTCCAAAGCTTGGGCGCAATATCTTGACTAAGATAACTTGTTGCATACTGGTTTTTAGCTGCAATTTGGTCATATTCTTCTCGTTGCCAAGATCCTTTAATTACTATTATTTCAACATCAGTTAAGGCTCTATTGAACTTTGCCAAAACTGCATAGTTAGCAATTTTAATTGCCTCATCTAAATTAAAAACCATAATTAAGTGGCGTTGATTTGGGTAAACATTGGTATTTTTGAGAGAATTACAAACGGAAATTGTCTAAATTATTACACAGCATTTTAAAATATATAAATTAAATTTAACTGAATTAACCTGAATTTTGATGATCCTGAATTTAACTCAATTCTTAATTGAAAAAACAGAATATACTCCAAATGTAACAATCCAAAAGTTCGCAGAACTCTATGACTCGTTCTTTTCTTAAATCAGCCTTCTGTTTACCGTTAGCTGTTGTTTGTTTGCTTGGCTTTACTGGTAAAGCTTTTGCTGAATTCGGTGATACTCCTAATGGCTCTTATTATCTTATAGATGGTATGGATACAATAGAGCCAGGAGATAGATCGTTTAAAATTAACTTTGATAGGGCTAAAAATAAAGTTACAGGTCAGACACTATGCACCAATTACACTGCTGACTACATTGGAGACGAGTACGGCAGCATTAAGATGTCCAATTTAGTGGTGACCAGAAAATCCGCCGAAGGAACGTGTGCTGACCCTTTGGCCAATCAAAAACAAGAAACAGAATACTTTGATAATCTTACTGCAATGAAACAATATTATATAATGTCGCAACCAGGTATTAATCTTTTATTATTAATTAATACCGATAGCCAGAAAGATTTCGCTTTTATCAAAGGTTATTGATTTTGACGATGAATGTGGAATCCCCGTGTTTTTAGACCGGGGAATCTCAATGTCAAGCTTATTATATATGTTGGGAAATCCAGCTACTATTAAAAATAGCTTCATAAATTCGGTTATGGACTTTTAAATAACTTTGTTCTTTAACTAATAACCCTGATAATATCAATTCTGGCTCTTCTGGACTATCAACTGCTTTCACCTTTCCATGCTCTAAAACTTGTCTATAGAGTTTTAGCAGTGATGTAGCTTGTTGTTCACCTTTGAGAATGCGATCTTTAATCGTCCTTAAATGTTCTGGTTCGTCTTGAGCTTCCCAATCTTTTATAATATTTGTGCCGATCAAATTTTCAATCCAGGCTTGTTCATTTTTATCGGGAATAGCATCTGAAGAACTACGAATCATCTGGCAAATCTTTTGAGTTAAAAAAGGCTGACCGTTAGTCCAAAATAAAACTTCTTTAAGTACCGCTTGCGGGTTGCTAACCTTGTCTGAGAACCCCTGTAGTAGAGGTTGGGCTTCGTGTAATTGGAAGCCATGCAGTTGAATAGCCTGACCAATATTAAAAGGGGTGCGGCGATAATCTGTAATTAAATCACTCGGAGTAGCAACTCCCAATAAAACAAAGCACAACCGCTTATACTCTAGATTAATACCGCGCTGATTATAGCAGGAGCGAACTAAGGCAAAGAAGTCATTAACTGAAAAATCTAAACCTAAAATACTATCAATTTCATCTAAAAAGATGACTATTTTAGGTGCAGGAGTATTATCTGATAATTTAACTTCATTTAACAGAACTTCTTCAAAAAATCTACTCAATCGCTGTACAGGAGAAAGTTCGATATTTTCTTGCCACCAAGCCTTTAAATTAACCTTACCGAGCAGATCAAAACCTTGCCACAATTCCACAGCTAATCCCTTATACCATTGCTCCGGGGTAATGTTTTCACTACCAATTCGAGTCATATCAATAGCAGCACAGCAAACATCTTCTTGCTGTAAGTGGTGCATCATCCGCACCATCAAACTTGATTTACCCATTTGTCGGGTATTGAGAATATAACAAAAGTCTCCAGTTCTTAATGCTTTATAAAGATAACGGTCGGCAGAACGCACTACATAAGTAGGCGCATCACTTGGCAAACTCCCACCAACTTGATAATCATAACTTGAGGCTTCTTCGGAACTTTTTAGCAGGGCATTTTCAAATTCTAATTTAGCTTGAGTAGCTTTAAGAATTTCCAGAGTTTGTGATAGTTCTTGAGTACGTTCTTCTACTTTTTGTTCTAGGGTTGTGTAGAGACGAGAATTTTCAATCGAGATAGCAGCTTGACTAGAAAGGATATTTAAAACTTCGACTCGGTCTGTTGTAAATGCTCCTGTTGTGAGATTATTTTCTAAATATAAAATACCACTCAGTTTGCCTTGATTGAGTAGGGGAGTGCAGAGAATTGATTTAGGTTGAGTAGTGACAATATAGGAATCGCGGGTAAATTGTCCCTCTTGGGTGGCATCATTGAGAACTACATTTTCCTGAGTGCGGGCAACATAATTAACGATAGCGGTTGAGAGTAAGGGAGTCTGGGTGGAAGCATCTGGTGAGTCTACTGCAAGAGATTGTAGTATGTTAACGTCATCAGAATCTATTGCTCCCACTGCTTCAATCACCCAGTTATCATCAGAATCTAGAAGCAAAAAGCCTTTTTGAGCGCCAGCATTCTCAATCATAATTTTCATTAACTTTGCCAGTAACTTACCCAGAACAATTTCTCCAGTTAGGGCTTGAGATGCTTTAATAACTGTTGTTAAATCCAGGACTGTTCCATCATTACCACTAGTAGAAATAGTTGTGCTGAGGCTTTTAGCTTTCTTTTGGTTTGTAATTCCTATAAAATATTGTGGATATTCATCTTCTAATTGTTTGACTTTGGCTTTAGCTCCCCAGCGAGTGTAACAATGGTGGGCATTTCTGAGATATAACTGACCAATTTCTTCCCTACCTAGTTGTAGATAAAATTCTGCTGCTTTTTCATAACCTAAAGCTTCTTCGTGGATAAATTCATATTTTTTAGCACCTTGAATAGCTTTTTCATATAATTCTTCTGCTTGCCAATTTTCTCCTAATACTCGCGCTTTCTCCGCTGCAACTAAATCATATTTATGTTGAAAATTTTCTGGACAATGAGAAGCAAATTTTTGCAAAATATCCTGATAAGATGATACTTTTTGTAACAAAAAGTTCTTCTGCTCAATGTCCACATTGTGGTTACAGGCCGCAAGCATAATCAAGGGATTGTAAAAAATGTTTAGGACTGAAACTATACAGGACATACAACTCTCAGTATATTTCTCTGATAAGAGAGCATTTTTTAATCCTTGTTCATAGTCTTTAAAGAAATAAAATAACCAAGTTTTACTTATATAAGATATGAAAAGTAACCAGTAGTGATTATTTTGAATCCATAAATTTAATAATTTGTCGTCCTCTTCTTGAGAGCCAAATAATAAATGATAATTGCTACTGTCTCCATTCAGTAAATTGACATGGACTTTCATCAAAGCTTCTAGATAATAGAATGAATATTCTTGTTTTAATTCTAGAGTTAATTTTCTATAAGCATCATATTTAGGGTGAAAATCTTTGAGATTATAACCCTTGAGAACTATACGCACACAATGACTCAAAATATTGTAGCCAGCATATTTAAAGTCGCCAGTGTCTAATCCGATTTGAATACATTCCTCAGACTCTTCCATTTTGATATTTTTCAGAGGCTCTTTCCAATACCGAATAAATCCATTGTAATTGTGGATTACTGATACTTTATTTTTGCGAATGTTGTATTTCTCTAATAGAAGCAAAGATAGTTGCCCAAATTGATATCCAGCATCAATACTAGTATTTTTGATAAAATTACACAGAAAAAGACCATATAAAGAATATATACTAGCTGCTAATAGAGGCGGATTTCCATATTCTAGACAAAGACTGATGTTAGTTAATACCACTACAGGATACAATGAATGATTTGTGATCATAGTAGTATCCGTAATAAGCATTAAAATTTGAATAGCAGCAAGTTTGTAAGGATCAGTCATTTCTGGCAGATTGACTAACTCCTCAATCCGCTTATCTTCTAAGAAAAGTTGTATAGCCTTTTGTTTTTTATCAATTTCTGGCTCTATCTGACTTGTTTCTGGAATTAGGAATACTTCTAGTTTAGCTAAAATCTCAATTGCAGTATCAATGGCATACTGTACCTGGAGTTGAGCGCAATATGACTCGATTTTTAGCTCATATATTTTAACCATGTCGAGAACTTTTTTAGCATTTTGCAAAACGACATTAGATAGTTTCTCAGCTTGTTCATATCGAGTGTTTAGATACTGAGCTTCTAATGTTTCTGTATACACTGCTAAAGTCAAATCATATTCATTTAACCAGCTATTTAGTGACAAAAGTTCTAGTGCAGTTTCTAAGTACCTAAGAGCAGGTTCATAAGCACTGGAAGCCTTTGCTTTTTGACCAGCTATTAAATTAAGTTGCGCTAGGCGTTCTCTTTCTGGTTGATGAGTTATTAATTCAATCCCGATATTTAATTGATTGACAATATCAAAGATATTTTCTTCCAATTCATCTTCTTTAGTATTTTCCAGCAGTTGTTTTCCAATTTTCAGGTGAAATTCCTTTTTTTTATCTTCTGAAATCAGAACATAGGCAGCTTGCTGAACCCTGTCATGCAAAAATTTGTAAAGAATAGAGTCAGGCAGTTTGGGGATAAACCGATCAGAAATTTCTGAAGTAGTAGTTGTCATTTCCTCCAGATTCCAGAGCATAGGAATATTATAGTCATTACTTAAAGGAACAATTAAACCTTCCTGTAGTGCTGGTTGTAGTTCTCTAGCAGTAGATATTTTAGATTTTTGATTAATAATAGACAGAATTTCTAAATCAAATTGATGTCCAATACAAGCTGCTAATCTAAGAGCATTCTTGGTTTTTACATCTAGTTTTTCAATTTTTTTTATCATGAGTTCAACCACATTACCAGTAATTTCTAGTTGGTTGATTTGCTCAATATCCCAATGCCAACATCTAATTTGACTATTTCTATTAGTATTAGTTTGAGATAGTTTGAATATTAGAAGATTTTCTTGGTATAAATATTGAAGAAATTGAGTAACAAAAAATGGATTACCTTCAGTTTTATGAATCAATAATTCAGCTAAAGGTTTTGATTCCTCTGTTGAGCAGTTTAGGGTATCAGATATTAATTGGTTGACGTGATTTAGTGTCAATGGCTGAAGAGTCATTGTATCAAATTTTGCTTCTACCTGATTAAGTTGCTCTAAAGTCAGTATTAAAGGATGTGTAAAACTGACTTCATTAGCTCGATATGCACCTATCATTAACAGATATTGACTGTCAGAATCAGTAATTAATAACTCAATTAACTTCAAAGATGGTAAGTCTGCCCACTGTAAATCATCTAAAAATATAACTAAAGGGTGTTCTTTTTGCATAAAAACACCAATAAACTTTTTAAGAAATAAGTTAAAACGATTTTGCGTTTCAGTTGGTGATAGTTGTTCAACAGGTAACTGCTTACCAATAATTTTTTCTAAATCAGGGACGACATCAATAATAATTTGACCACTATTTCCCAATGCTTCTAGAATTTTCTCTTTCCAAGTTTTGAGAATAATTTCCGGCTCAGTCAAAAGTTGGCGTATGAGGTACTCAAAAGCATCGGTAATAGCTGCATAAGGAATATCTCGTTTAAATTGGTCAAATTTGCCATTAATAAAGTACCCTCGTTGGCAAGTGACAGGTTTGTGAATTTCATTAACTAAGGCAGACTTACCAACACCTGAATAACCAGAAATTAAGATCATTTCAGTGCTGCCTTGGCTAACTCTGTCAAAAGAAGTTAATAGTTGGGTAATTTCTTTATCTCGACCGTAGAGTTTTTGGGAAATGTGAAACTTATCGGAAATATCCTGATATCCTAAAGGAAACTGAGAAATGTTTCCTACCGTAGTTAATTGTTGAAGACAAGTTTCTAAATCTGCTTTAATTCCCCAAGCAGTTTGGTATCTTTCCTCTGGGGTTTTAGCTAACAATTTGATAATGATATTGGATAATGTTAAGGGAATAGAGGAAATTATTTCATCAGGTCTTTTCGGTTGCTGTGCAATATGACAATGGACTAATTCCATTGGGTCATTGGTTTCAAAAGGGAGTTGATGGGTTAAGAGTTCATAGAAGGTGACACCTAGAGAATAAAAATCACTGCGGTAATCTATCTCTCGGTTCATTCTCCCAGTTTGCTCTGGGGCAATATAAGTTAAGGTTCCCTCTAATTGAATATTGCCAACTGTCTTATTTTC contains the following coding sequences:
- a CDS encoding AAA-like domain-containing protein, yielding MVFNLDEAIKIANYAVLAKFNRALTDVEIIVIKGSWQREEYDQIAAKNQYATSYLSQDIAPKLWKLLTEALGEKVKKSNFKEALKRHWEKQCWDRQFPSEYYLPNPESIITKSQQRQSKLKETPPQTYLTQAKHSLPISELYVERFGIEFLCYETLLQPGSLIRIKAPKLMGKTSLMERVLAQVTKQGYRTVSLSLEMADRQTHLTNLNKFLRWFCLNLSRELKLPNQLDEYWDEEGMGAKVSCTTYLEEYLLAAADSPLVLYLDDVDALFPYPEVYEDFFGLLRSWYEKARSRPNWKKLRLAIAHSTDVYIRLNINQSPFNVGLPIELPELTKDEVQVFAQQYGLAENSFLVDPLMELVGGHPYLLQQAFSYLKSYPDVTLEKLLAEARTDAGIYRHHLREFWLSLQQEPKLMTAFKTVISATEPVRLETISAYQLQSMGLVKLAGNEVEPRCQLYRSYFSDVIGN
- a CDS encoding META domain-containing protein, which translates into the protein MTRSFLKSAFCLPLAVVCLLGFTGKAFAEFGDTPNGSYYLIDGMDTIEPGDRSFKINFDRAKNKVTGQTLCTNYTADYIGDEYGSIKMSNLVVTRKSAEGTCADPLANQKQETEYFDNLTAMKQYYIMSQPGINLLLLINTDSQKDFAFIKGY
- a CDS encoding AAA family ATPase, which codes for MTQDLDIIKPDYQIIEKIYESANSLVYRGILNPDKQPIILKILKENYPTASELNRYKQEYEITRSLNTERIVKAYYLQRYKNSLVMFLENFGGQSLKLLISQRQFSLEEFLIIAIKITEGLADIHTANIIHKDINPANIVYNPETGHLKIIDFGISTRLSSENKTVGNIQLEGTLTYIAPEQTGRMNREIDYRSDFYSLGVTFYELLTHQLPFETNDPMELVHCHIAQQPKRPDEIISSIPLTLSNIIIKLLAKTPEERYQTAWGIKADLETCLQQLTTVGNISQFPLGYQDISDKFHISQKLYGRDKEITQLLTSFDRVSQGSTEMILISGYSGVGKSALVNEIHKPVTCQRGYFINGKFDQFKRDIPYAAITDAFEYLIRQLLTEPEIILKTWKEKILEALGNSGQIIIDVVPDLEKIIGKQLPVEQLSPTETQNRFNLFLKKFIGVFMQKEHPLVIFLDDLQWADLPSLKLIELLITDSDSQYLLMIGAYRANEVSFTHPLILTLEQLNQVEAKFDTMTLQPLTLNHVNQLISDTLNCSTEESKPLAELLIHKTEGNPFFVTQFLQYLYQENLLIFKLSQTNTNRNSQIRCWHWDIEQINQLEITGNVVELMIKKIEKLDVKTKNALRLAACIGHQFDLEILSIINQKSKISTARELQPALQEGLIVPLSNDYNIPMLWNLEEMTTTTSEISDRFIPKLPDSILYKFLHDRVQQAAYVLISEDKKKEFHLKIGKQLLENTKEDELEENIFDIVNQLNIGIELITHQPERERLAQLNLIAGQKAKASSAYEPALRYLETALELLSLNSWLNEYDLTLAVYTETLEAQYLNTRYEQAEKLSNVVLQNAKKVLDMVKIYELKIESYCAQLQVQYAIDTAIEILAKLEVFLIPETSQIEPEIDKKQKAIQLFLEDKRIEELVNLPEMTDPYKLAAIQILMLITDTTMITNHSLYPVVVLTNISLCLEYGNPPLLAASIYSLYGLFLCNFIKNTSIDAGYQFGQLSLLLLEKYNIRKNKVSVIHNYNGFIRYWKEPLKNIKMEESEECIQIGLDTGDFKYAGYNILSHCVRIVLKGYNLKDFHPKYDAYRKLTLELKQEYSFYYLEALMKVHVNLLNGDSSNYHLLFGSQEEDDKLLNLWIQNNHYWLLFISYISKTWLFYFFKDYEQGLKNALLSEKYTESCMSCIVSVLNIFYNPLIMLAACNHNVDIEQKNFLLQKVSSYQDILQKFASHCPENFQHKYDLVAAEKARVLGENWQAEELYEKAIQGAKKYEFIHEEALGYEKAAEFYLQLGREEIGQLYLRNAHHCYTRWGAKAKVKQLEDEYPQYFIGITNQKKAKSLSTTISTSGNDGTVLDLTTVIKASQALTGEIVLGKLLAKLMKIMIENAGAQKGFLLLDSDDNWVIEAVGAIDSDDVNILQSLAVDSPDASTQTPLLSTAIVNYVARTQENVVLNDATQEGQFTRDSYIVTTQPKSILCTPLLNQGKLSGILYLENNLTTGAFTTDRVEVLNILSSQAAISIENSRLYTTLEQKVEERTQELSQTLEILKATQAKLEFENALLKSSEEASSYDYQVGGSLPSDAPTYVVRSADRYLYKALRTGDFCYILNTRQMGKSSLMVRMMHHLQQEDVCCAAIDMTRIGSENITPEQWYKGLAVELWQGFDLLGKVNLKAWWQENIELSPVQRLSRFFEEVLLNEVKLSDNTPAPKIVIFLDEIDSILGLDFSVNDFFALVRSCYNQRGINLEYKRLCFVLLGVATPSDLITDYRRTPFNIGQAIQLHGFQLHEAQPLLQGFSDKVSNPQAVLKEVLFWTNGQPFLTQKICQMIRSSSDAIPDKNEQAWIENLIGTNIIKDWEAQDEPEHLRTIKDRILKGEQQATSLLKLYRQVLEHGKVKAVDSPEEPELILSGLLVKEQSYLKVHNRIYEAIFNSSWISQHI